In the genome of Vicia villosa cultivar HV-30 ecotype Madison, WI linkage group LG7, Vvil1.0, whole genome shotgun sequence, one region contains:
- the LOC131618208 gene encoding uncharacterized protein LOC131618208 → MGLGVTPSQINRSTRSATSLEENEKIKEMQEEINALKEKNSKIDELMEAVAFLKQRDNAMTEEIERLRQMQNSSGRQGLESPADGRRSSESSYRIADNGSSRRTN, encoded by the exons ATGGGACTTGGAGTTACGCCGTCTCAAATTAATAGATCTACGAGATCGGCGACTTCTttggaagaaaatgaaaaaataaaggaaatgcaaGAAGAAATTAATGCACTTAAAGAAAAGAATTCAAAAATTGATGAATTGATGGAGGCAGTCGCATTCTTAAAGCAAAGGGACAATGCTATGACAGAGGAAATTGAACGCTTAAGGCAAATGCAAAATTCTAGTGGAAGACAG GGATTGGAATCACCCGCTGATGGTAGACGTTCTTCTGAGTCTAGCTACCGAATTGCAGATAATGGATCATCAAGAAGGACAAATTAG